Proteins encoded in a region of the Planococcus shixiaomingii genome:
- a CDS encoding DsbA family oxidoreductase — protein sequence MGKRRLEDAIQQIDHPIEVTYRSFELDPTMGRDIKDNMYEMLAKKYGMTIEQAKANTQNMVQMAKESGLDYQMDTLILTNTFDAHRLALFAKPHGLMKEMTERILRAYFTESKHIGDHETLTQLAVEVGLDKDAVAKMLASDEMADAVRAEEKTGAQYGVTGVPYYLIDKKYALTGAQPTEVFVQALKQVIAEDGNN from the coding sequence ATTGGCAAACGGCGTCTGGAAGACGCCATTCAACAGATCGACCATCCCATTGAAGTGACTTATCGGAGCTTTGAATTGGATCCGACAATGGGACGGGATATAAAAGACAATATGTACGAAATGCTTGCCAAGAAATACGGCATGACGATCGAACAAGCAAAAGCGAATACGCAGAACATGGTGCAAATGGCGAAAGAGTCAGGTTTGGATTATCAAATGGATACGTTGATTTTGACAAACACCTTTGATGCCCACCGCTTGGCGCTGTTTGCTAAACCACATGGGCTAATGAAAGAAATGACCGAACGGATTTTGCGTGCCTATTTCACCGAATCCAAACATATCGGAGACCACGAAACGTTGACCCAGTTGGCAGTGGAAGTTGGTCTGGATAAGGATGCGGTTGCTAAAATGCTGGCAAGCGACGAGATGGCTGACGCCGTACGGGCAGAAGAAAAAACAGGCGCGCAATACGGGGTTACAGGTGTCCCGTATTATCTGATCGACAAGAAATATGCTTTAACAGGCGCACAGCCGACAGAAGTGTTTGTTCAGGCGCTGAAACAAGTTATTGCAGAGGATGGCAATAACTAA
- a CDS encoding succinate dehydrogenase cytochrome b558 subunit, with the protein MENNREFLLRRLHSLLGIIPIGLFLTQHLIVNHFATQGESAFNTASHFMASLPFVIFLEIFVIYLPLVYHAFYGLYIAFTSKHNVGHYSYLRNRLLVLQRYTGIFLVIFIAWHVFETRFQVAVGNAAEADFNMMANILSNPLMLAFYIVGVLSATFHLANGLWSFLVTWGITQSEASQRYSTYFTLLVFVVLSIIGIRALFAFV; encoded by the coding sequence TTGGAAAACAATCGTGAATTTTTACTGCGCAGACTACACTCTTTACTTGGGATCATCCCGATCGGTCTTTTCTTGACGCAGCATTTAATCGTCAACCACTTTGCAACGCAAGGTGAATCTGCATTTAATACTGCATCGCACTTCATGGCGAGCTTGCCATTCGTTATTTTCTTGGAGATTTTCGTTATCTATTTACCGTTGGTGTATCATGCATTCTACGGCTTATACATAGCGTTTACTTCCAAGCACAACGTGGGGCATTACAGCTATTTGAGAAACCGTTTACTTGTTTTGCAGCGCTATACAGGGATTTTCCTGGTAATCTTTATCGCATGGCACGTATTCGAAACACGTTTCCAAGTAGCAGTGGGTAACGCAGCAGAAGCTGATTTCAATATGATGGCAAATATTCTGTCTAATCCGCTTATGTTGGCATTCTACATCGTAGGTGTTCTGTCCGCCACTTTCCACTTGGCGAACGGATTATGGTCTTTCCTAGTAACATGGGGAATTACACAGTCTGAAGCATCACAGCGTTATTCTACTTACTTCACGCTTCTAGTATTTGTTGTACTATCGATTATTGGTATCAGAGCATTGTTCGCGTTCGTTTAA
- a CDS encoding acyl-CoA thioesterase gives MKANYIEDFEAWKKGFAFSVPVHVRFSETDMFGHVNNTVPITYFEFARIEYMKHLGLMQNWLVSENKLFPVVADIQVDYTQQVYFDEKLDVFVKVESVGNSSMDVHYWVTNEKGETCFTGRGVMVQISKETGKGHPWTHEEKERLKNNDVVAAEL, from the coding sequence ATGAAAGCGAATTATATTGAGGATTTCGAGGCCTGGAAAAAAGGCTTTGCCTTTTCGGTGCCGGTTCACGTACGTTTTTCTGAAACTGACATGTTCGGCCACGTAAATAACACAGTGCCCATTACATATTTTGAATTTGCGCGGATTGAATACATGAAACACCTTGGGCTCATGCAAAACTGGCTGGTAAGCGAAAACAAATTATTTCCGGTTGTCGCGGACATTCAAGTCGATTATACTCAACAAGTATATTTTGATGAAAAGCTGGATGTCTTCGTAAAAGTGGAGAGTGTAGGCAATTCCTCAATGGACGTCCATTACTGGGTGACCAATGAAAAAGGGGAAACTTGTTTTACCGGAAGAGGCGTAATGGTCCAAATTTCAAAAGAAACGGGCAAAGGCCATCCGTGGACCCATGAAGAAAAAGAGCGTTTAAAAAATAACGACGTTGTGGCAGCGGAACTATAA
- the sdhB gene encoding succinate dehydrogenase iron-sulfur subunit → MGEAAKTVIFEVERRNSTNEDSYWEKFELPYRANMNVISALMEIRRNPVNMEGKKTTPITWDMNCLEEVCGACSMIINGKARQSCTALVDQLEQPIRLQPMKTFPVVRDLIVDRSRMFESLKKVKAWVPIDGTHDLGEGPRMPERKRQWAYELSKCMTCGVCLEACPNVNDKSDFIGPAPLSQVRLFNAHPTGSMNRDERLNAIMGDGGLGSCSNSQNCVESCPKGIPLTTSIAALNRETTVQMFRNFFGSDRMVD, encoded by the coding sequence ATGGGTGAAGCAGCAAAAACGGTTATATTTGAAGTCGAACGCAGAAACTCTACGAACGAAGATTCGTATTGGGAAAAGTTCGAATTGCCATATCGCGCCAACATGAATGTCATCTCGGCATTGATGGAAATCCGTCGTAACCCTGTCAACATGGAAGGGAAAAAGACAACTCCTATCACTTGGGACATGAACTGTCTGGAAGAAGTTTGTGGAGCTTGTTCAATGATTATCAACGGCAAAGCCCGCCAATCTTGTACGGCCTTGGTTGACCAACTTGAACAGCCGATCCGCCTTCAGCCGATGAAAACATTCCCTGTAGTCCGCGACTTGATCGTCGACCGCAGCCGTATGTTTGAATCGTTGAAGAAAGTTAAAGCGTGGGTGCCGATCGACGGGACGCATGACCTTGGAGAAGGACCACGTATGCCTGAACGCAAACGCCAATGGGCTTACGAATTGTCTAAATGTATGACTTGCGGCGTATGCTTAGAAGCATGCCCGAACGTTAACGATAAATCCGATTTCATCGGACCTGCACCACTTTCACAAGTTCGTCTTTTCAATGCGCATCCAACAGGTTCTATGAACCGTGATGAGCGTTTGAACGCCATTATGGGTGACGGCGGCCTTGGAAGCTGCAGTAACTCTCAAAACTGTGTTGAATCTTGCCCTAAAGGAATTCCTTTGACAACTTCAATCGCAGCGTTGAACCGTGAAACGACTGTTCAAATGTTCCGCAACTTCTTCGGAAGCGACAGAATGGTTGACTAG
- a CDS encoding MarR family winged helix-turn-helix transcriptional regulator — protein MANDTKDNIHDPERVAFMEKELRYISGIIKQKGREILNAYTITPPQFVALQWLFEHGDMTIGDLSNKMYLAFSTTTDLVDRMEKNNLVMRIREEQDRRVVRIKLLQEGERIIEEVIQKRQDYLETVLADFSPGEVEQFSSLLEKLHTNMK, from the coding sequence ATGGCTAATGACACGAAAGACAATATCCATGACCCGGAAAGGGTAGCGTTTATGGAAAAAGAACTGCGTTATATTTCCGGCATCATTAAACAAAAAGGCCGGGAAATTTTGAATGCCTACACGATTACACCACCGCAGTTTGTTGCTTTGCAATGGCTTTTTGAACACGGAGATATGACAATCGGTGACCTGTCCAACAAAATGTATTTGGCGTTCAGCACAACGACAGATCTTGTCGACCGTATGGAAAAAAACAATTTGGTTATGCGTATCCGGGAAGAACAGGATCGCCGCGTTGTCCGCATCAAGCTGTTGCAGGAAGGCGAACGCATTATTGAAGAAGTGATTCAAAAAAGGCAGGATTATCTTGAAACGGTTCTTGCTGATTTTTCACCAGGAGAAGTCGAGCAATTTTCATCTTTACTTGAAAAATTGCATACAAACATGAAATAG
- a CDS encoding XTP/dITP diphosphatase: MKRVIIATQNKGKAKDFETLLTPLGYEVLTLRDVAEDMDVEETGVTFEENAIIKAEAVAEALQTPVIADDSGLEIDALGGEPGVYSARYAGGEKSDEANIDKVLAKLDGVMEDERTARFRCVLAVAAPNQETITVSGTCEGNILSERRGENGFGYDPIFYVPTLGKTLAELSPEEKAAVSHRGNAIRNLKGALPEWLDNAE; this comes from the coding sequence ATGAAACGTGTGATCATTGCGACCCAAAACAAAGGGAAAGCAAAAGACTTTGAAACGTTGCTGACGCCGCTTGGTTACGAAGTGCTGACGCTTCGCGATGTGGCCGAAGACATGGATGTGGAAGAGACGGGCGTTACGTTCGAAGAAAATGCGATTATTAAGGCAGAGGCGGTCGCTGAGGCTCTTCAAACACCGGTGATAGCCGACGACAGCGGTTTGGAGATCGACGCGTTAGGCGGCGAACCAGGCGTTTATTCGGCGCGCTATGCCGGCGGCGAAAAAAGTGATGAAGCCAACATCGACAAAGTGCTCGCCAAACTGGATGGCGTGATGGAAGACGAGCGCACGGCTCGTTTCCGCTGCGTCTTGGCAGTCGCTGCCCCAAACCAAGAAACTATCACGGTATCCGGGACGTGCGAAGGCAATATTCTTTCTGAGCGCAGGGGGGAAAACGGCTTTGGCTACGATCCGATTTTCTATGTGCCGACGCTTGGCAAAACGCTTGCTGAACTTTCGCCAGAAGAAAAAGCGGCAGTTTCCCACCGCGGAAACGCAATCCGCAACCTGAAAGGCGCTTTGCCGGAATGGCTGGATAATGCGGAATAA
- a CDS encoding aspartate kinase: MDTVVMKFGGTSVATPEKILEVAKRAIQEKEKGNRVVIVVSAMGKTTDALVALANEISVEPPKREMDMLLATGEQVTISLLAMAFKALGHEALSFTGWQAGIETESVPRNARIEQIHTERLERVLENGYFCVVAGFQGVDKVGNITTLGRGGSDTTAVALAAALKAAKCEIYTDVDGVYTSDPRYVTGARKLEQISYDEMLELANLGAGVLHPRAVEFAKNNNVPLSVRASYSDEPGTIIQEVITVEKNLIVRGVAFERGVARVTASYEKPFNSALAKLFMKLAEHHIDVDIIVQSISEDVPTSVSFSIKEDSLEETKRVLETYRDEIGFETVNYEVGLAKVSIVGSGMVSNPGVAARMFDILHLQDIPVKMVSTSEIKVSVVVPASDMEKSANALHDAYGLSY, encoded by the coding sequence ATGGACACTGTAGTGATGAAGTTCGGCGGCACATCGGTTGCGACACCGGAAAAGATTCTCGAAGTTGCGAAACGCGCCATTCAAGAAAAAGAAAAAGGCAATCGTGTGGTCATTGTTGTTTCAGCCATGGGGAAAACGACGGATGCCCTTGTGGCGTTAGCCAATGAAATTTCGGTTGAACCGCCTAAGCGGGAAATGGATATGCTGCTGGCGACAGGCGAACAAGTGACAATTTCGTTGCTCGCGATGGCATTTAAAGCGCTCGGCCATGAAGCACTATCCTTTACCGGTTGGCAAGCGGGCATCGAAACGGAATCTGTGCCGCGCAATGCCCGCATTGAGCAAATCCATACAGAGCGCTTGGAGCGGGTGTTGGAAAACGGGTATTTCTGTGTCGTCGCCGGCTTTCAAGGCGTCGATAAAGTAGGAAACATCACGACACTGGGCCGCGGCGGCTCCGATACGACAGCTGTGGCGCTCGCTGCCGCACTTAAAGCAGCCAAATGCGAAATTTATACAGATGTCGACGGAGTCTATACGTCTGATCCGCGCTATGTAACCGGCGCAAGGAAATTGGAACAGATTTCTTATGATGAAATGCTGGAGCTTGCCAACTTAGGCGCTGGCGTCCTGCATCCACGAGCAGTTGAATTCGCAAAAAACAACAATGTCCCGTTATCGGTGAGAGCGAGTTATTCGGACGAACCGGGCACAATCATACAAGAGGTGATCACAGTGGAGAAAAATCTTATTGTCAGAGGCGTGGCATTCGAGCGTGGAGTTGCCCGGGTAACCGCCAGCTACGAAAAACCATTTAACAGTGCGCTTGCGAAACTCTTCATGAAACTGGCTGAACATCATATTGATGTCGATATTATCGTCCAAAGCATTTCAGAAGATGTTCCAACCTCCGTATCGTTTTCCATCAAAGAAGACAGCCTGGAAGAAACGAAACGCGTGCTGGAAACGTATCGGGATGAAATCGGCTTTGAAACGGTAAATTATGAAGTCGGTTTGGCGAAAGTTTCCATTGTCGGCTCCGGCATGGTCTCCAATCCTGGTGTTGCTGCCCGTATGTTCGACATTCTTCACCTTCAGGACATTCCGGTCAAAATGGTCAGCACCTCTGAAATCAAAGTATCCGTTGTCGTGCCGGCAAGCGACATGGAGAAATCCGCAAACGCTTTGCACGATGCGTATGGTTTGTCATATTAA
- the sdhA gene encoding succinate dehydrogenase flavoprotein subunit, protein MAKGKLIIVGGGLAGLMAAIKAAEAGSTVELFSIVPVKRSHSVCAQGGINGAVNTKGEGDSPAIHFDDTVYGGDFLANQKPVQAMADAAPAIIRLLDRMGVMFNRTPEGLLDFRRFGGTMHHRTAFAGATTGQQLLYALDEQVRRQEANGLVTKYEGWEFLGLVLDENGVSRGITAQNMTTMEIKAFRGDAVIMATGGPGIIFGKSTNSVINTGSAASIVYQQGAYYANGEFIQIHPTAIPGDDKLRLMSESARGEGGRIWTYKDGKPWYFLEEKYPAYGNLVPRDIATREIFDVCVNQKLGINGENMVYLDLSHKDPKELDIKLGGIIEIYEKFTGDDPRKVPMKIFPAVHYSMGGLWVDDHQMTSIPGVLAAGECDYSQHGANRLGANSLLSAIYGGMVAGPNAIEYIQGLDTLAEDLSSDIFDAAVAEEQRKWDEILALDGTENAYVLHKELGEWMTDNVTVVRYNDRLQKTDEKIQELLQRFDNISMTDTQLWSNQGAMFARQLKNMLHLARVITIGALMRNESRGAHYKPDFPERNDAEFLKTTMAKFNGYEAPIFHYEEVDVSLIPPRKRDYSAKA, encoded by the coding sequence ATGGCGAAAGGCAAACTTATTATTGTCGGCGGAGGCCTGGCTGGTTTGATGGCAGCGATTAAAGCTGCAGAAGCTGGCTCGACCGTTGAACTATTTTCGATCGTTCCTGTAAAACGGTCCCACTCGGTTTGTGCACAGGGCGGGATTAACGGAGCGGTTAATACAAAAGGTGAAGGGGATTCTCCCGCAATTCACTTTGATGACACTGTTTACGGCGGAGATTTCTTAGCAAACCAAAAACCGGTTCAAGCAATGGCCGATGCAGCACCAGCGATTATTCGCTTGCTTGACCGTATGGGTGTAATGTTCAACCGTACCCCAGAAGGTTTGCTGGATTTCCGCCGTTTCGGCGGAACGATGCACCACAGAACGGCATTTGCCGGCGCGACGACGGGCCAGCAATTGCTATACGCACTTGACGAGCAAGTTCGCCGCCAAGAAGCGAACGGTTTGGTTACAAAATACGAAGGCTGGGAATTCCTTGGCCTTGTCCTTGATGAAAACGGCGTAAGCCGCGGCATCACTGCCCAAAACATGACGACAATGGAAATCAAAGCGTTCCGCGGCGATGCAGTCATCATGGCGACTGGCGGCCCTGGGATCATTTTCGGGAAATCGACAAACTCTGTTATCAACACAGGGTCTGCAGCTTCGATCGTTTATCAGCAAGGCGCATATTACGCAAACGGCGAATTTATTCAAATTCACCCGACTGCGATTCCAGGAGACGACAAACTTCGCTTGATGTCTGAATCGGCACGCGGAGAAGGCGGACGTATTTGGACTTACAAAGACGGCAAGCCTTGGTACTTCCTTGAAGAAAAATATCCGGCATACGGAAACCTGGTTCCACGTGATATTGCAACTCGTGAAATCTTCGATGTCTGCGTTAACCAGAAGCTGGGCATCAACGGCGAAAACATGGTGTATTTGGATCTTTCCCATAAAGACCCGAAAGAATTGGACATCAAACTTGGCGGAATCATTGAAATCTATGAGAAATTCACAGGCGATGACCCACGCAAAGTTCCAATGAAGATCTTCCCAGCAGTCCACTATTCAATGGGCGGACTATGGGTTGATGATCACCAAATGACGAGCATTCCAGGCGTATTGGCTGCAGGAGAATGCGATTATTCGCAGCATGGCGCAAACCGCCTTGGCGCGAACTCGCTTCTATCTGCGATTTACGGCGGAATGGTTGCAGGACCGAACGCGATTGAATATATTCAAGGTTTGGATACACTTGCTGAAGATCTTTCTTCTGACATTTTCGATGCAGCAGTTGCTGAAGAGCAACGCAAATGGGATGAAATCCTGGCGCTTGACGGCACTGAAAACGCCTATGTTCTCCATAAAGAACTTGGCGAATGGATGACGGATAACGTTACTGTAGTGCGCTACAACGACAGACTGCAGAAAACAGATGAAAAGATCCAGGAATTGTTACAACGTTTTGACAATATCAGCATGACAGACACACAACTTTGGAGTAATCAGGGCGCAATGTTCGCGCGTCAATTGAAAAACATGTTACATTTAGCAAGAGTAATCACAATCGGTGCGTTAATGCGCAACGAGAGCCGTGGCGCTCATTATAAACCGGATTTCCCAGAGCGTAATGATGCAGAATTCTTGAAAACGACAATGGCTAAATTCAATGGATACGAAGCACCAATCTTCCATTATGAAGAAGTCGATGTATCTTTGATTCCACCACGGAAACGTGACTACTCAGCGAAAGCCTAA
- a CDS encoding YslB family protein: MSVSETNAQNDFGYELIRDHVLADILGAHETEILYWAGKSLARKFPLYTLDEAPDFFQQAHFGELTLEKASKDETVFSLKPAKMENRCFKLEAGFLAQQKQKIDGCLTEAYEEVYQKKNLIRITLKTDLRERV, from the coding sequence ATGTCTGTTTCAGAAACAAATGCGCAAAATGATTTTGGATATGAACTAATTAGAGACCATGTATTAGCGGATATTTTAGGAGCTCATGAAACGGAGATCCTCTACTGGGCCGGCAAATCACTGGCGCGGAAATTCCCGCTTTACACGCTGGATGAAGCGCCAGACTTTTTCCAGCAAGCCCATTTCGGCGAATTGACCCTAGAAAAAGCATCAAAAGATGAGACGGTTTTCTCCCTCAAACCTGCAAAAATGGAAAATCGCTGCTTCAAATTAGAGGCCGGATTCCTTGCCCAGCAGAAACAAAAAATCGATGGGTGCTTAACAGAAGCGTATGAAGAAGTATATCAGAAAAAGAATTTAATCCGCATTACGCTGAAAACAGACCTTCGCGAACGTGTCTAA
- the rph gene encoding ribonuclease PH, whose translation MTRIDERNVNQLRPVEMDVDYLIHPEGSVLITVGQTKVICTATIEDKVPGFLRGQGKGWITAEYSMLPRATNSRNQREASRGKIGGRTMEIQRLIGRALRAVVDLEKLGERTLWIDCDVIQADGGTRTASITGAFVAMTMAISKLNLTAFPVTDYLAATSVGIVPGIGAVLDLNYVEDSSAEVDMNLVMTGSGNFVELQGTGEESTFTRAQLNELLDLGEAGIQQLIAMQKQVLGNAAKRIGEEVESNL comes from the coding sequence ATGACACGTATAGACGAAAGAAATGTAAACCAACTGCGTCCAGTAGAGATGGACGTTGATTATTTGATTCATCCGGAAGGCTCGGTATTGATCACCGTCGGCCAAACGAAAGTTATTTGTACAGCCACCATCGAAGATAAAGTTCCTGGCTTTTTAAGAGGGCAAGGCAAAGGGTGGATAACGGCAGAATATTCCATGTTGCCGCGTGCAACAAACAGCCGCAACCAGCGCGAAGCATCCCGCGGTAAAATCGGCGGGCGGACGATGGAAATCCAGCGGTTGATTGGCCGGGCGCTGCGCGCAGTCGTCGATTTGGAAAAATTAGGCGAACGGACATTGTGGATTGATTGCGACGTTATCCAAGCGGACGGCGGTACACGCACTGCATCCATTACAGGAGCATTCGTAGCAATGACAATGGCAATCAGCAAGCTGAACTTGACGGCTTTTCCGGTTACAGACTATTTAGCTGCAACAAGTGTCGGCATTGTGCCGGGAATCGGTGCTGTTCTTGACTTGAACTACGTGGAAGATTCATCTGCGGAAGTGGATATGAATCTGGTCATGACGGGATCCGGCAATTTTGTCGAACTGCAAGGCACAGGAGAAGAGTCTACATTTACACGCGCTCAACTGAATGAGCTGTTGGACCTTGGAGAAGCAGGCATTCAGCAATTGATTGCGATGCAAAAACAAGTGCTGGGAAATGCAGCCAAGCGCATCGGCGAAGAGGTGGAATCGAATCTATGA
- the racE gene encoding glutamate racemase — protein sequence MNAPIGVIDSGVGGLTVAKEIMKLLPNEQIYYVGDNARCPYGPRPIAEVRKYTWQMATALMQKNIKLLVIACNTATAAALNSLQKNLPIPVIGVIFPGARAAVTSSSSKEIAVLGTLGTVKSGAYEKAIKSLVSSSHVVQLACPKFVPLVESDEYEGEFAREMVKETLSELEGESFDTAILGCTHYPLLQGFIEEAFGEGVKVLSSAEETAKDVERHLEYINQRATRTKPPVHHFYTSGSTPIFTTIINKWLGIENPQIHSITFSKA from the coding sequence GTGAACGCGCCAATTGGTGTTATTGATTCAGGAGTAGGCGGTTTAACCGTCGCAAAAGAAATTATGAAGCTATTGCCAAATGAACAAATCTATTATGTCGGCGACAATGCCAGATGCCCTTACGGACCCCGTCCGATAGCAGAAGTTCGGAAGTACACGTGGCAAATGGCGACTGCCTTAATGCAAAAAAATATCAAACTACTTGTCATTGCCTGCAATACGGCAACAGCTGCAGCTCTTAACTCGCTACAGAAAAACTTGCCGATTCCTGTAATCGGAGTGATTTTTCCCGGCGCACGAGCTGCAGTAACGTCATCTTCCTCAAAAGAGATCGCGGTTCTCGGCACATTGGGGACTGTAAAAAGCGGAGCATACGAAAAAGCGATAAAATCGCTCGTTTCTTCTTCGCATGTAGTCCAGCTGGCTTGCCCGAAATTTGTGCCGCTTGTGGAAAGTGATGAATACGAAGGCGAGTTTGCCCGTGAGATGGTTAAAGAAACGCTTTCCGAACTAGAAGGCGAGTCGTTTGATACGGCGATTCTTGGCTGTACGCATTACCCGCTGCTTCAAGGGTTTATCGAAGAAGCATTCGGAGAAGGTGTGAAAGTCCTTTCTTCAGCAGAGGAAACCGCTAAAGATGTCGAAAGGCATTTAGAGTATATAAACCAGCGGGCTACACGGACAAAGCCGCCTGTTCATCATTTTTACACGTCCGGGTCAACGCCGATTTTTACAACCATCATCAATAAATGGCTTGGAATAGAAAATCCACAGATCCATTCCATCACCTTTTCAAAAGCCTGA
- the uvrC gene encoding excinuclease ABC subunit UvrC, which translates to MINELLQHKLAILPDQPGCYLMKDRQNTIIYVGKAKVLKNRVRSYFTGSHDAKTHRLVNEIVDFEYIVTNSDKEALILELNLIKKHDPKYNIMLKDGKTYPYLKITGERHPKLITTRQVKKDKGKYFGPYPNAFAASETKKLLDRLYPLRKCHTMPDRACLYYHMGQCLAPCIKPVEPQTYQEMIDGITKFLNGGFREVKQQLVEKMSEAAENLEFERAKEYRDQISHIESVMEKQKMAMNDFTNRDVFAYAVDKGWMCVQVFFVRQGKLIERDVSLFPLYRDPQEEFQTFLGQFYEQSNHVKPNEILLPEGEDAELIKEWLEIRTLVPQRGKKKDLVELAKKNAEIAIREKFQLLERQETKTIGACEELGEALNIETPLRIEAFDNSHIQGADAVSAMITFIDGKPSKKDYRKYKTRNASKPDDYAAMREVIRRRYTRVLKDNLPLPDLIIIDGGKGQIESAREILEDELGLSIPIAGLAKDAKHQTSQLLYGSPIEMVPLKRTSEAFYLLQRIQDEVHRFVITFHRQLRGKNAITSALDNLEGVGPKRKQQLLKHFGSVKKIKEASIDELKEAGMPVGLAATIRKHFTEEPLSTE; encoded by the coding sequence ATGATAAACGAATTGCTGCAACATAAACTGGCGATTCTTCCTGATCAGCCGGGATGCTATTTGATGAAAGACCGCCAAAATACAATCATTTACGTCGGCAAGGCAAAAGTGCTGAAAAACCGCGTGCGCTCCTATTTCACCGGAAGCCATGATGCGAAAACCCACCGCCTTGTCAATGAAATCGTTGATTTTGAATACATTGTGACCAATTCGGATAAGGAAGCCCTTATTCTGGAATTGAACTTGATCAAAAAACACGATCCCAAATACAATATCATGCTGAAAGACGGCAAAACCTACCCGTACTTGAAAATTACGGGAGAGCGCCATCCAAAGCTTATTACTACCCGCCAAGTGAAAAAGGACAAAGGCAAGTATTTCGGCCCTTATCCAAACGCCTTTGCGGCGAGTGAGACGAAAAAACTGCTGGACCGGTTGTATCCGCTCCGGAAATGCCATACGATGCCGGACCGTGCGTGCCTTTATTATCACATGGGGCAATGTCTGGCGCCGTGCATCAAACCGGTTGAACCCCAAACCTATCAAGAGATGATTGACGGCATTACGAAATTCTTGAATGGCGGTTTCCGAGAAGTGAAGCAGCAATTGGTTGAAAAGATGTCGGAAGCTGCAGAAAACCTGGAATTCGAACGCGCAAAAGAATACCGCGATCAAATTTCGCACATTGAAAGCGTTATGGAAAAGCAGAAGATGGCGATGAACGATTTCACGAACCGGGATGTTTTTGCCTATGCAGTCGATAAAGGCTGGATGTGCGTCCAAGTGTTTTTCGTGCGGCAAGGTAAATTGATTGAGCGGGATGTCTCGCTCTTCCCGCTTTACCGCGACCCGCAAGAAGAGTTTCAAACGTTCTTGGGCCAGTTTTACGAGCAGTCGAACCATGTAAAGCCGAACGAGATTTTATTGCCGGAAGGCGAGGATGCGGAACTGATCAAGGAATGGCTCGAAATCCGGACGCTTGTGCCGCAGCGGGGCAAGAAAAAAGACTTGGTGGAATTGGCGAAGAAAAACGCTGAAATTGCCATCAGGGAGAAATTCCAATTGCTTGAACGGCAAGAAACGAAAACCATCGGGGCTTGTGAGGAACTTGGCGAAGCGCTGAACATTGAAACGCCCCTGCGCATAGAAGCGTTTGACAACTCCCATATCCAAGGAGCAGATGCCGTATCCGCGATGATCACGTTCATCGACGGCAAACCGTCCAAAAAAGATTACCGCAAATACAAAACGCGCAACGCGTCCAAGCCGGATGATTATGCCGCGATGCGCGAAGTTATTCGCCGGCGCTATACCCGCGTGTTAAAAGACAATTTGCCGTTGCCTGATTTGATCATCATTGACGGAGGAAAAGGCCAAATCGAGTCTGCACGTGAAATTTTGGAAGATGAGCTCGGGCTGTCGATTCCGATTGCCGGGCTTGCCAAAGACGCTAAGCACCAAACGTCGCAGCTTCTATACGGTTCACCGATCGAAATGGTGCCGCTCAAACGGACAAGCGAAGCGTTTTATTTATTGCAGCGCATCCAGGATGAAGTGCACCGTTTTGTTATCACGTTCCACCGCCAGTTGAGAGGCAAGAACGCCATCACTTCGGCGCTTGATAACCTGGAAGGTGTCGGGCCGAAACGCAAACAGCAATTGCTCAAGCATTTCGGTTCGGTGAAGAAAATAAAAGAAGCGTCCATTGATGAATTGAAAGAAGCCGGAATGCCCGTAGGCTTAGCTGCCACTATTCGCAAGCATTTCACTGAAGAGCCATTGTCAACGGAATAA